In Runella rosea, a genomic segment contains:
- a CDS encoding helix-turn-helix transcriptional regulator: MASFTNDDSSPEQAKIERVLRLISLLKDRKRTVPQLARAVNTSPRSLYRYLKLLEKIGYHLENDEQNRYWIFEGESSKINFTVEETALLRPLLAGLKVSGPLYASIERKIYLTSELVPLASELLDLRRARIVSQLNDAIKDKRRVRLLRYHSSNSNTTTDRLVEPLSFTDDFSTLNAYEPESQKVKTFKVSRMEDLEVLAELQENELPGPEVDIFGWTGPEPIFVELQLTSTAYQLLMEEYPAARPFAGRTSSPPFAFRLGVEVRDFTGIGRFILGLHQNIAVVQPQGLKDYLNGIVAGMRF; encoded by the coding sequence ATGGCTTCTTTCACAAATGACGATTCAAGCCCTGAACAGGCTAAGATTGAACGCGTATTGAGACTGATCAGTTTACTTAAAGACCGTAAACGAACCGTTCCGCAATTGGCCCGGGCCGTCAATACTTCACCGCGCTCCCTGTATCGGTACCTAAAACTGTTGGAAAAAATAGGTTATCATCTGGAAAATGATGAGCAAAATCGCTACTGGATTTTTGAAGGAGAAAGTTCAAAAATAAACTTTACGGTAGAAGAAACGGCTTTACTCCGTCCTTTACTGGCGGGACTGAAGGTGTCCGGCCCGCTCTACGCCAGTATTGAGCGTAAGATTTACCTGACCTCCGAACTCGTGCCTCTGGCGTCGGAGCTGCTGGACCTGCGCCGGGCCCGGATCGTTTCGCAACTCAACGACGCTATCAAAGACAAACGCCGGGTGCGGCTATTGCGCTATCATTCTTCCAATTCAAACACTACCACCGACCGACTGGTGGAGCCACTGAGTTTTACCGACGATTTCTCCACCCTCAATGCCTACGAACCGGAAAGCCAAAAGGTAAAGACCTTCAAAGTGAGCCGGATGGAAGATTTGGAGGTGTTGGCAGAACTTCAGGAAAACGAGCTTCCCGGTCCCGAAGTGGATATTTTCGGGTGGACCGGGCCAGAACCGATCTTCGTGGAGTTGCAGCTTACTTCTACAGCCTATCAACTCCTGATGGAAGAATACCCCGCCGCCCGTCCTTTTGCGGGACGCACCTCATCGCCGCCGTTTGCGTTTCGGTTGGGTGTGGAAGTCCGTGATTTTACAGGAATCGGGCGATTTATTTTGGGCCTGCACCAAAACATCGCAGTCGTACAGCCCCAAGGGTTAAAGGACTACCTGAACGGGATTGTGGCGGGGATGCGGTTTTGA